Proteins found in one Nocardia brasiliensis ATCC 700358 genomic segment:
- the asnB gene encoding asparagine synthase (glutamine-hydrolyzing), protein MCGITGWVSFQRDLTTANNSIDAMTATMACRGPDGSGTWVAPHVALGHRRLAIIDLAGGAQPMTIETPDGVVAMVYSGEAYNFRELREELRARGQRCTTASDTEVVLRAYLEWGTAFAERLNGMYAFALWDARIERLVLVRDRLGIKPFYYYPTEDGLLFGSEPKAILANPLSDRSIGLDGLRELFVVSVRPEGSAWTGMRQVPPGSVVTVDRDGLRTTAYWTLRTLEHRDDRASTVRTVRDLLEDVVARQLISDVPRCMLLSGGLDSSALTTLAAAHLRSTGEQVRSFSVEFQQQDEDFVPDEWRATLDAPFARAVAEHSGTRHRDIRLDSAALADPAVRAAVVTARDVPTGHGDTDASLYLLFKAIREHSTVALSGESADEVFAGYRWFRTAAEHGLTTFPWLAVLPPEFVQRTRLLDPDLTAALDLDTYLADSFADALAEVARLDGESDLEFRMRQVSHLHITRLLRTLLDRKDRMSMAVGLEVRVPYCDHRLVEYVYNAPWSLKTFDGREKSLLRAATADTLPRSVVERVKSHYPITKNLDYVTALINQSTDLLATPTHPVFHLYDHDAVTKAVDRPAAHLTEPDRFDLEQLLDVAIWLDHYNPHFT, encoded by the coding sequence ATGTGCGGAATCACCGGATGGGTCTCCTTTCAGCGAGACCTGACGACAGCGAACAACTCCATCGACGCGATGACGGCCACCATGGCGTGCCGAGGACCCGACGGCTCGGGCACCTGGGTCGCACCGCACGTCGCACTCGGGCACCGACGGCTGGCCATCATCGACCTGGCCGGCGGCGCGCAGCCGATGACCATCGAAACGCCGGATGGCGTTGTCGCCATGGTCTATTCAGGAGAGGCCTACAACTTTCGCGAACTACGCGAGGAACTGCGTGCCCGCGGGCAGCGCTGCACCACCGCCTCCGACACCGAAGTCGTGTTGCGCGCATACCTGGAGTGGGGCACGGCCTTCGCCGAGCGACTCAACGGGATGTACGCCTTCGCCCTCTGGGACGCGCGGATCGAGCGGCTGGTGCTGGTGCGAGATCGCCTCGGCATCAAGCCCTTCTACTACTATCCGACCGAGGACGGTCTGCTTTTCGGCTCCGAGCCGAAGGCTATCCTCGCCAATCCCTTGTCGGACAGATCAATCGGCCTCGACGGGCTGCGCGAATTGTTCGTCGTCAGCGTGCGCCCGGAAGGATCGGCGTGGACCGGGATGCGTCAGGTGCCCCCGGGTTCGGTGGTAACCGTCGATCGAGACGGACTGCGCACCACCGCCTATTGGACACTGCGCACACTCGAGCACAGGGACGACCGCGCCTCGACCGTGCGGACGGTCCGCGACTTACTCGAGGACGTCGTTGCGCGGCAACTGATTTCGGATGTGCCGCGCTGCATGCTGCTCTCCGGCGGGCTCGACTCGTCCGCGCTGACCACCCTGGCCGCCGCCCACCTGCGCAGTACCGGCGAGCAGGTGCGCAGTTTCAGCGTCGAATTCCAGCAGCAGGATGAGGATTTCGTGCCGGACGAGTGGCGGGCGACACTCGACGCGCCCTTCGCCCGGGCTGTCGCCGAGCATTCCGGCACCCGCCACAGGGATATCCGGCTCGACAGTGCGGCCCTCGCCGACCCGGCCGTCCGCGCCGCGGTGGTCACCGCCCGTGACGTGCCGACCGGGCACGGTGATACCGACGCGTCACTTTATCTGCTGTTCAAAGCGATTCGGGAGCATTCGACCGTAGCCCTGTCCGGAGAATCCGCGGACGAGGTCTTCGCGGGCTACCGCTGGTTCCGGACCGCCGCCGAGCACGGCCTGACCACATTCCCCTGGCTCGCCGTGCTACCCCCGGAGTTCGTGCAGCGCACCAGATTGCTCGATCCCGACCTGACCGCGGCCCTGGATCTCGACACCTACCTCGCGGACAGTTTCGCGGACGCGCTCGCCGAGGTCGCGCGCCTGGACGGTGAGAGCGACCTGGAGTTCCGGATGCGCCAGGTGTCCCACCTGCACATCACTCGGCTACTGCGCACCCTGCTCGACCGCAAGGACCGGATGAGCATGGCGGTCGGCCTCGAAGTCCGGGTGCCGTACTGCGATCACCGGCTCGTCGAATACGTCTACAACGCCCCGTGGTCTTTGAAAACCTTCGACGGCCGGGAGAAGAGCCTGCTCCGCGCCGCCACCGCGGACACGCTGCCCCGCTCGGTAGTCGAACGCGTGAAAAGCCACTACCCGATCACCAAGAACCTCGACTACGTCACGGCCCTCATCAACCAATCCACCGACCTGCTCGCCACCCCCACCCACCCCGTCTTCCACCTCTACGACCACGACGCCGTCACCAAAGCCGTCGACCGCCCCGCCGCCCACCTCACCGAACCCGACCGCTTCGACCTCGAACAACTCCTGGACGTCGCGATCTGGCTGGACCACTACAACCCCCACTTCACCTAA
- a CDS encoding TetR/AcrR family transcriptional regulator produces the protein MGEPGLRERKKQRTRTAIAEAAYRLFETRGYDATTVTEIAAAADVSPATFFNHFPTKEAVLFAEGGGLLDVGLASIAARPADAQVGVVLAEAMRAMLREMAGGPRDPSGELEATRIRLLMSVPSLRAATLQRLFEVEDRLAQALAEAFADELDEVRAAILVGGLCGALFAGGRAAMRADKTFQDAVDGALDLAIKAAGDLHQG, from the coding sequence ATGGGTGAACCGGGGCTGCGCGAACGCAAAAAGCAGCGGACCAGGACGGCGATCGCGGAGGCGGCGTACCGGCTGTTCGAGACGCGTGGCTACGACGCCACGACGGTTACCGAAATCGCTGCGGCAGCAGATGTTTCGCCCGCCACCTTCTTCAATCATTTCCCGACCAAGGAGGCGGTGCTCTTCGCCGAGGGCGGCGGCCTGCTCGACGTCGGGCTCGCATCGATCGCGGCGCGACCGGCGGACGCGCAGGTCGGGGTGGTGCTCGCCGAGGCGATGCGGGCGATGCTGCGGGAGATGGCGGGCGGTCCCCGCGATCCGTCGGGTGAACTCGAAGCGACCCGGATCCGCTTGTTGATGTCGGTCCCGTCGTTGCGTGCCGCCACCTTGCAGCGCCTGTTCGAGGTGGAAGATCGCCTGGCGCAGGCGCTGGCCGAGGCGTTCGCGGACGAACTGGACGAGGTGCGGGCCGCGATTCTGGTCGGCGGACTGTGCGGTGCCCTGTTCGCAGGCGGACGGGCGGCCATGCGGGCGGACAAGACCTTCCAGGATGCGGTCGACGGCGCGCTGGATCTGGCGATCAAGGCGGCCGGCGACCTGCATCAGGGGTGA
- a CDS encoding TetR/AcrR family transcriptional regulator C-terminal domain-containing protein: protein MPRPRSLTTADLANAALAVLDRDGLAALTMRAVAKELGVATMALYRYVADREALEVLVVDHIYAAIDTTLPPAAPWQEALTTLLERVRAAVAHHPETVPLVLRHRQSSTASLRVIEAMLAVLTRAGFTGPDRVIAQRTLVAFLLGALQNEHYAALSGRGTATMAALPPETFPLLTATATLAQTLTPDDEYRAGLQIVLRGLTPR from the coding sequence ATGCCCCGTCCGCGCTCACTGACCACCGCAGATCTCGCGAACGCCGCCCTCGCGGTGCTCGACCGCGACGGCTTGGCCGCGCTCACGATGCGCGCGGTCGCCAAGGAACTCGGCGTGGCCACGATGGCGCTCTACCGCTACGTCGCCGACCGCGAGGCACTCGAAGTGCTGGTCGTCGACCACATCTACGCCGCGATCGACACCACGTTGCCGCCCGCCGCCCCCTGGCAGGAGGCGCTCACCACGCTGCTCGAACGCGTTCGCGCGGCCGTCGCGCACCACCCCGAGACCGTGCCGCTGGTACTGCGACACCGGCAATCATCGACCGCTTCCCTGCGCGTGATCGAAGCGATGCTGGCCGTCCTCACCCGTGCCGGTTTCACCGGCCCCGACCGCGTAATAGCCCAACGCACCCTCGTCGCCTTCCTCTTGGGCGCCTTGCAAAACGAGCACTACGCCGCCCTGTCCGGCCGAGGCACCGCCACCATGGCCGCCCTGCCCCCCGAAACCTTCCCCCTCCTCACCGCCACCGCCACCCTGGCCCAAACCCTCACCCCCGACGACGAATACCGCGCCGGCCTCCAAATAGTCCTCCGCGGCTTGACCCCCCGTTAG
- a CDS encoding GDSL-type esterase/lipase family protein — MSDTTHWVAGFRSAVISPYEQVKLAESRAFADETVRQVLHLAGGGDQLRIRLTNLFGRDTLVIGAARVALRKACSAIVTETDVALHFSGVERSVIPAGGELVSDPIALAVAPGDDLMLSVYLPEQTGLATFSHQPSEIAYIAAGNVTAAPELAAAEEFPARFYVSGVDVAVAADIPVAVAFGDSWFEGVGTTVSANRRSVDVLNSRLDRGWAVNQGIAGNRLLTNEIGTPGLARFDRDVLSVPGATAVLFNFGINDLILGGMSGEPPATADELIAGFTTLARRARAAGLTVHAATIGPYAGVVYPGMPVAETVRTRHAVNEWLRTTDLFDTVFDVARAVEDPARPDFIHADFDCGDGMHLNDAGAQAMAETIDTSALFR; from the coding sequence ATGTCTGACACCACCCACTGGGTCGCCGGCTTCCGTTCCGCGGTCATCAGCCCCTACGAGCAGGTCAAGCTCGCCGAATCGCGGGCCTTCGCCGACGAGACCGTCCGGCAGGTACTGCATCTGGCCGGCGGCGGTGACCAGCTCCGGATCCGGCTGACCAATCTGTTCGGACGCGACACGCTGGTCATCGGCGCCGCCCGGGTCGCGCTGCGCAAAGCGTGCAGCGCGATCGTCACGGAAACCGATGTCGCGCTGCACTTCTCCGGGGTCGAGCGGTCGGTGATTCCGGCGGGCGGCGAACTCGTCAGCGATCCGATCGCGCTGGCCGTCGCACCGGGCGACGACCTGATGCTCAGCGTCTATCTACCCGAGCAGACCGGACTCGCGACGTTCTCGCACCAGCCCTCCGAAATCGCCTATATCGCGGCCGGAAACGTCACCGCAGCACCGGAACTCGCCGCGGCCGAGGAGTTTCCCGCCCGCTTCTACGTCTCCGGCGTGGATGTGGCCGTGGCCGCAGACATTCCGGTCGCCGTGGCATTCGGGGACTCCTGGTTCGAAGGCGTCGGCACGACCGTGAGCGCGAATCGGCGCTCGGTGGACGTGCTGAACAGCAGGCTCGACCGGGGCTGGGCGGTCAACCAGGGCATCGCCGGAAATCGTTTGCTCACCAATGAGATCGGCACGCCCGGCTTGGCGCGCTTCGACCGCGACGTACTGAGCGTTCCCGGCGCGACGGCCGTGCTGTTCAACTTCGGCATCAACGACCTGATCCTCGGCGGCATGTCCGGCGAGCCGCCCGCCACAGCCGACGAGTTGATCGCGGGCTTCACCACGCTGGCTCGCCGTGCCCGCGCGGCGGGCCTGACCGTGCACGCCGCCACCATCGGCCCGTACGCAGGCGTCGTCTACCCGGGCATGCCCGTCGCCGAGACCGTGCGAACCCGCCATGCGGTCAACGAATGGTTGCGCACCACAGACCTTTTCGACACCGTCTTCGATGTCGCCCGCGCGGTGGAGGATCCGGCCCGGCCGGACTTCATCCACGCGGACTTCGACTGCGGCGACGGAATGCACCTCAACGATGCCGGGGCGCAGGCCATGGCCGAAACCATCGACACCAGCGCCCTCTTTCGCTGA